A portion of the Cherax quadricarinatus isolate ZL_2023a chromosome 21, ASM3850222v1, whole genome shotgun sequence genome contains these proteins:
- the LOC128689020 gene encoding facilitated trehalose transporter Tret1-2 homolog, giving the protein MSPTRVKRARRYLFLWPVVTSSALLTCGVWSVFGYSALALPQLINPNASLYLSDASLHANTSLHADTSFHADTSFHANSSLHADTSLHADTSFHADTILTIDMPHANTGLYLSSSQASWFATLPLFMCIPGSVLGGILCEWAGPRRLQLFLAPVLAIFFMAAHLASWPYIQQAGAAPTIFLVFRVLQGATAAVLIPTISVYICEVSTDSYRGCLTSLVEAWVTLGFLLCYLLGRYLYWYTAALLLPLMTIVPSCFCLLLSPESPVWLVRKGRDAEVKMTLLKLRHSPEKVENEMTEMKVCVVKENYSFYDSLMLLKKKVNMKPMIISIFVVVIKEFSGAIVVALYVVRIFTLAGVGTDPFWSSFIVGSVRLAGNIISSFLLYHVPRKLLLVGGNLFATVGTGVIGLFFYLHSQNYDLVWLSWLPLAGLIVFMIGVSIGVMPSSWLVATEILPEPIRSQGLGISVTCYAVTSFLVSKTFDEMIGVLGLYGLFWSYSVGCIAHGLFVAIFVPETRGRSLKDIERSWRLPSQNLKNDETQNDVHL; this is encoded by the exons gtggtgaCATCCTCAGCTCTGCTAACATGTGGTGTTTGGTCAGTCTTCGGTTACTCTGCCTTGGCCCTTCCCCAGCTCATCAATCCCAACGCCAGCCTCTATCTTAGTGATGCCAGCCTTCACGCCAACACCAGCCTCCACGCCGACACCAGCTTCCACGCCGACACCAGCTTCCACGCCAACTCCAGCCTCCACGCCGACACCAGCCTCCACGCCGACACCAGCTTCCACGCcgacaccatcctcaccatcgaCATGCCCCATGCTAACACCGGCCTCTATCTCTCATCATCACAAGCCAGTTGGTTCG CCACGTTGCCACTATTCATGTGCATCCCTGGATCAGTGCTGGGAGGCATACTGTGCGAGTGGGCAGGACCCAGGCGTCTTCAGCTCTTCCTAGCTCCTGTCCTTGCTATCTTCTTCATGGCCGCACATCTTGCTTCCTGGCCATACATCCAACAAGCCGGGGCTGCTCCAACCATCTTTTTGGTTTTCAGGGTTCTCCAG GGAGCGACAGCAGCAGTGCTCATTCctaccatctcagtgtatatatgtgagGTGAGTACTGATTCTTACCGTGGATGCCTGACCAGCTTGGTCGAGGCATGGGTCACCCTAGGTTTCCTGCTGTGTTACCTGCTGGGTCGCTACCTCTACTGGTATACTGCAGCCCTGCTCCTTCCCTTGATGACCATTGTTCCAAGTTGCTTCTGTCTCCTGTTGTCTCCCGAGTCTCCAGTGTGGCTCGTCAGGAAAGGAAGAGATGCAGAGGTAAAAATGACTCTCCTGAAGCTTCGGCATTCGCCAGAGAAAGTGGAAAACGAGATGACAGAAATGAAAGTGTGTGTTGTAAAGGAAAATTATTCGTTTTATGATTCATTGATGTTGCTAAAGAAAAAAGTCAACATGAAACCCATGATAATATCTatatttgtagtagtaataaaagaATTTTCTGGTGCTATTGTAGTAGCATTATATGTAGTAAGAATTTTCACACTGGCTGGTGTAGGCACAGACCCATTCTGGAGCTCGTTTATTGTGGGATCAGTACGCCTTGCAGGTAACATTATTTCTTCTTTTTTGCTTTATCATGTTCCACGTAAACTGTTACTAGTGGGTGGGAACCTCTTTGCCACTGTTGGCACTGGAGTAATTGGTTTATTCTTCTATCTACACAGTCAAAATTACGACCTGGTGTGGCTGAGCTGGTTACCATTAGCAGGTCTGATAGTGTTTATGATAGGAGTGTCTATTGGTGTGATGCCTTCCAGCTGGCTAGTGGCCACTGAGATACTTCCTGAACCTATTCGTTCCCAAGGCCTGGGTATTTCTGTCACATGTTACGCAGTTACATCCTTCCTTGTCTCTAAAACCTTTGATGAGATGATAGGAGTGCTGGGCTTGTATGGTTTGTTTTGGTCCTATTCTGTTGGCTGCATAGCACACGGGTTGTTCGTTGCCATATTTGTACCAGAAACTCGTGGTCGGTCGTTAAAAGATATTGAAAGGTCATGGAGGCTTCCTTctcaaaatttaaaaaatgacGAAACACAAAATGACGTACACTTGTAG